From the Streptomyces sp. Tu 2975 genome, one window contains:
- a CDS encoding fic family toxin-antitoxin system, toxin component, which translates to MSLRIDLAWLLMVAEHKMPGDPQVTDWGALVAAVSRHEAEIFGVPVYSDPASRAAALLQLLLHVPALERSNAMFASAVAYGYLVACGLKVVTSPEQVRDLARLVKDGSADIGRIAEELRSWSE; encoded by the coding sequence TTGAGCCTGCGGATCGACCTCGCCTGGCTGCTCATGGTCGCCGAGCACAAGATGCCCGGCGACCCGCAGGTCACCGACTGGGGCGCGCTCGTCGCCGCCGTCAGCCGTCATGAGGCGGAGATATTCGGCGTCCCCGTCTACAGCGACCCGGCCTCCCGTGCCGCCGCGTTGCTGCAACTGCTGCTGCACGTTCCGGCGCTGGAGCGTTCCAACGCCATGTTCGCCTCGGCCGTCGCCTACGGCTATCTCGTCGCCTGCGGGCTGAAGGTCGTCACCTCGCCCGAGCAGGTACGCGACCTTGCCCGCCTGGTGAAGGACGGCAGCGCGGACATCGGGCGCATCGCGGAGGAACTGCGGAGCTGGAGCGAGTGA
- a CDS encoding class I SAM-dependent methyltransferase, giving the protein MVPLQRGTNVPRDAVHHPLFARFYAKMSVTADLKAGIAAHRAELLRGLSGRVIEIGAGNGLNFSHYPATVSEVVAIEPERSLRKLATEAALRAEVPVDVAPGAAEALPVKSEGFDAAVASLVLCTVRDLPRALAEIRRVLRPGGELRFFEHGRAEGRGLATTQRVLDRTVWPLLFGGCHTARDTIAAIEEAGFELGPYRRFRVPDHGPQLPTSPCVLGVARRPVTDG; this is encoded by the coding sequence ATGGTCCCGCTTCAGCGCGGTACGAACGTCCCGCGGGACGCCGTCCACCACCCTCTCTTCGCCCGCTTCTACGCGAAGATGAGCGTGACGGCCGACCTGAAGGCCGGCATCGCCGCCCACCGGGCGGAGCTGCTGCGAGGGCTGTCCGGCAGGGTGATCGAGATCGGCGCGGGCAACGGTCTGAACTTCTCGCACTATCCGGCCACCGTCTCCGAAGTGGTGGCCATCGAACCGGAGCGCTCGCTGCGGAAACTGGCCACCGAGGCCGCCCTGCGCGCCGAGGTCCCGGTGGACGTGGCGCCCGGCGCGGCCGAGGCCCTGCCGGTCAAGAGCGAGGGTTTCGACGCGGCGGTCGCGTCGCTGGTGCTGTGCACCGTACGGGACCTGCCGAGGGCGCTGGCGGAGATCAGGCGGGTCCTGCGGCCCGGCGGCGAGCTGCGGTTCTTCGAGCACGGGCGGGCGGAGGGCCGCGGTCTGGCGACCACCCAGCGGGTACTGGACCGCACGGTGTGGCCGCTGTTGTTCGGCGGGTGCCACACGGCGCGGGACACGATCGCCGCGATCGAGGAGGCGGGCTTCGAGCTGGGGCCCTACCGGCGGTTCCGGGTGCCGGACCACGGACCGCAGCTGCCGACGTCGCCGTGCGTGCTGGGTGTCGCCCGCCGCCCGGTCACGGACGGGTAG
- a CDS encoding GNAT family N-acetyltransferase, giving the protein MTDLRIRNAAPDEAEAVLAFWKEAAEGTSITDDVDGVTRLIDRDPEALILAESDGVLVGSVIAGYDGWRCSLYRLAVLPSHRRRGISTALLDAAEKRFAAVGGRRGDAMVLEANEQAHRAWTSAGYVREDHWRRWVKPFA; this is encoded by the coding sequence ATGACGGACCTGCGCATACGTAACGCCGCTCCCGACGAGGCCGAGGCCGTTCTGGCCTTCTGGAAAGAGGCCGCGGAGGGCACCAGCATCACGGACGACGTGGACGGCGTCACGCGGCTCATCGACAGGGATCCCGAGGCCCTCATCCTCGCCGAGTCGGACGGCGTCCTCGTGGGCTCCGTGATCGCCGGCTACGACGGCTGGCGCTGCTCCCTGTACCGGCTGGCCGTGCTGCCCTCCCACCGCCGGCGCGGTATCTCGACGGCCCTGCTCGACGCGGCGGAGAAGCGGTTCGCCGCGGTGGGCGGCCGCCGCGGGGACGCGATGGTCCTCGAGGCCAACGAACAGGCGCACCGGGCGTGGACGTCCGCCGGGTACGTACGCGAGGACCACTGGCGCCGCTGGGTCAAACCGTTCGCCTGA